The Actinomycetota bacterium genome includes a region encoding these proteins:
- a CDS encoding pentapeptide repeat-containing protein has product MTPHAPPRRSATVLALGALMIGGLLGGDAATAAKKKTCKPAPKAKCAGVNLAKRNLAGKNLKGINLKGANLKGANLKGANLAGATLTNAKLGRANLTNATVTSARMGGATVNGATTTGLVSGSVSGTPNSLPTGWQLNTGYLMGPGANLTGANLIGQTLTAVNLTGATLTGALLTGATAYASTFTNASMANANLAGATITTSTLGGANLAGASLVGITVTASGLPGANLTGANLTAATLSGTDFTGANLSRVAGRAATFSGATLRNANLTGAALGGNSQNSVALDGADLTGANLTNAVLGYANVANAVISNAAITGTDLRNTTYDGLRSGGLTTGTGTRLPTGTSVVAGYLIGENVDLVEANLANQVLTGLDFQGADLSRANLAGARLVSASLANATAVGTNFTDANLTAATLGGADLRESSVARATLTDASFDGSLANAPYGTAGGASTPLTQNPVTTLTNMSGLALAGVNLSAAAKHWIQVDFTGANLAGTTFKNDGHFTYSVFVRSNLAGTVFAGSGVGVKFQRAIFTGATGVPTIGGTGSWSLTTCPNGTLQNTACTFS; this is encoded by the coding sequence ATGACCCCTCACGCCCCCCCTAGGCGCTCGGCGACAGTCCTCGCGCTTGGCGCGCTCATGATCGGTGGCCTGCTCGGCGGCGACGCGGCCACCGCCGCCAAGAAGAAGACCTGCAAGCCCGCGCCCAAGGCCAAGTGCGCCGGGGTGAACCTGGCCAAGCGCAACCTCGCAGGCAAGAACCTGAAGGGCATCAACCTCAAGGGCGCCAACCTTAAGGGCGCCAACCTCAAGGGCGCCAACCTCGCCGGGGCCACGCTCACCAATGCGAAGCTGGGCCGGGCCAACCTCACGAACGCCACGGTCACGAGCGCCCGCATGGGTGGCGCCACGGTCAATGGCGCCACCACCACCGGGCTCGTGAGCGGGTCGGTGTCGGGCACGCCCAATTCGCTGCCCACCGGCTGGCAGCTGAACACCGGATATCTCATGGGCCCCGGGGCGAACCTCACTGGCGCCAACCTCATCGGCCAGACTCTCACGGCGGTCAACCTCACGGGCGCCACCCTCACGGGGGCCCTGCTCACCGGCGCCACCGCCTACGCGAGCACCTTCACCAACGCATCCATGGCCAACGCCAACCTGGCGGGCGCCACCATCACCACCAGCACCCTTGGCGGGGCCAACCTCGCAGGCGCGTCGCTCGTGGGCATCACGGTCACGGCCAGCGGCCTGCCGGGGGCCAACCTGACGGGCGCGAACCTCACGGCGGCCACGCTGTCGGGCACCGACTTCACCGGCGCGAACCTGTCGCGCGTAGCCGGTCGCGCCGCCACCTTCTCGGGTGCCACGCTGCGGAATGCCAACCTCACGGGCGCGGCCCTCGGCGGCAATTCGCAGAACTCCGTGGCGCTCGACGGCGCCGACCTCACCGGCGCCAACCTCACGAACGCGGTGCTGGGCTACGCCAACGTGGCCAATGCGGTCATCTCGAACGCCGCCATCACGGGCACCGACCTGCGCAACACGACCTACGACGGCCTGAGGTCGGGTGGGCTCACCACGGGCACGGGCACGCGCCTGCCCACCGGCACCTCGGTGGTGGCCGGTTACCTCATCGGCGAGAACGTCGACCTGGTGGAGGCCAACCTGGCGAACCAGGTGCTCACGGGGCTCGACTTCCAGGGCGCCGACCTCTCCCGCGCCAACCTCGCCGGGGCCCGGTTGGTGAGTGCCTCGCTCGCCAACGCCACGGCCGTGGGCACCAACTTCACCGATGCCAACCTCACCGCTGCCACGCTCGGGGGCGCCGACCTGCGGGAGTCGAGCGTGGCGAGGGCGACGCTTACGGACGCGTCATTCGACGGCAGCCTCGCGAATGCGCCGTACGGCACCGCGGGGGGCGCAAGCACTCCGCTCACGCAGAACCCGGTGACCACGCTTACGAACATGTCTGGTCTCGCCCTCGCGGGAGTCAATCTCTCGGCTGCGGCCAAGCATTGGATTCAGGTGGACTTCACCGGGGCAAACCTCGCCGGCACCACCTTCAAGAACGACGGGCATTTCACCTATAGCGTGTTCGTCCGGTCCAACCTCGCGGGCACGGTGTTCGCTGGTAGCGGCGTAGGCGTGAAGTTCCAGAGAGCGATCTTCACGGGCGCGACTGGCGTACCGACCATAGGCGGCACCGGGTCGTGGAGCCTCACCACCTGCCCCAACGGCACCCTGCAGAACACGGCCTGCACCTTCTCCTAG